The Fusarium fujikuroi IMI 58289 draft genome, chromosome FFUJ_chr01 sequence TGCAGGCAGTACGAATGTTTTGCGAAGCGTCTCCGAGCCCATAACTTCAAAGCCTGTTCCAGGCTCCGACTCAGCTAAAAAACCGGCCATGGCGGGTCCGGTGTCTGCAGCCCAGGCTGAAGCTTCGAAAGGAGTCGCCCGGAATTCGTCTATTGACTCGGCGATTTCAGCAATATCCAGCAAATCAGGCACAACTGGGAGTCAAGATGGTCCACATGGACCTTCAGAGATTGCTCATCTTATTAAGACAGCAGGCAGCCCCGAGACCCTTATCCAGTACTTGCTGAAAGAGAAGCACTCCCAGTCACAGCAGAACAGCCAGTTATGGCGTCTAGTGGACAAGCAACGGGCCATGATTCTCGGCCTTAACAAGGACCTGGAAAGGGCTTTGAAGGATAAGGAAAAGTACAGGAAGAAGCTAAAAGAAGTCATTTCACTTTCCTCTGCTTCGGTATCACCTCAAGAGAATACCCAAGAAGCTATTGAAGTGCCTGTGCCTTCGCTTCCACGAGTTGATATTGAACGAGCGAAGGAACAAACCACACCAGAGTCACCAGTCCTCGAAGCAGAAAGTCCTCGAAATTCACCAATCGATATTACCATGGCGCCTTATCCCATTACTCCTCCAGCAGATCAGCCCAGCGCACCACATTCAGCTGTGGGCGAACTCTTGAACCCTGCACATGCTATGCCCAAGCCGCAAGACCACGCTTTAGACAAGTACGATCACGAGGCTGAAGAACGGGCCGCTGAGGAGGCAAGgaaggagaaggttgatGAGCCTCTGAAAGAGATTCCCTACAATGTCGCCATCCCTCCATCACGTAGCCTCCCCAGTGAACCGCCCAAAGTGCCACCGCCAAAGCCACCGGTAAACCACCTTCCTACAGTCGCAGTTCTCGAGGCTACTCCTCAACCTGACGAAGGACTATCCAAGTTTCCGGTGCCACCACCGAGGAAGCCACCTCCAGCACCCCTGAAGTTGAAGCAAGAAATGAGGACGCAGCTGAGCCCATCtccagaggatgaagagactgaGTCCGATTTTGATGATATACtggaagttgatgaaatTGTTCACGATCGACGGGGTCGGCGAAGAACCCgggaagaagacgatcgAGACCGAGAGATTATTGCTTTCAAGGAGGCGGCTGCGCGCAGTGCATCTAAAAAGAGCAAGTCAAGCAAGTCCAGTCAACCTGGATCTCCGATTCAAATGCCCCAGGCCCCTGCGCCGGAGCTCGCTACAGCCTCACTCGGTGAAATGCTCAGCGCAACAAAGACAAGGGAAATCCCTGCGCCATTGTTAAGTCCCGGTCTCCCTGCAAGCCCTCGGCCTTCAAACTTCAGCTCGCCGCCTTTGTCCCCAAGGTCGATGAATTTTCAGGCTGCGCCATTGTCCCCACGACCACCTCGTCAACCAATTCCATTACCACCAAACACCCCTTTAGCAACTCCGGCCCCAACACCAGCTCGAGCAGCTGGCAAAAGCATCGTCTCTGAAGAAACTTCGGTATCGCAGAAAAGTCGCACTATACAGCAAGAACCCATCAGCCACCCTGATCAACCATCCATTAGAATGTCTAGCCCTAGCGAGCGTACAGAAGTCTTCAAAGGCCTGGTCACAGAGGAATATCCAGATCTTCTGCTCCCGCCCAATGCTCTGCCATCTATCAAGATTGCAGTTGCATCATCACGCATGAAACCATCTCGAGCAAGTATGATGTCTCTCACACAACTCGAAGAAGACCCAGTGTTTACTCTCGCCATCATCTCGCGATCGGACAATGGCGAGCTTTGGAGAGTGGAGAAAGACTTGGCTTCGTTGACAAAACTTGATCAAAGGCTCAAGCAATGTACATCCTACACAGTCAGAGCTCCAGAACGTTCGCTGTTCAGCGGTCATGCGCCGGCCAAGCTCGATGCCCGTAGGACGGTCCTGGAGCAGTTCATGGATGACATTTTAGATATTCCTTTTGACACGAAAACAGCTGTCGAACTTTGCAAATATTTGTCAACTCATGTTCTCCCACCAAATCTAGACGACTCGGTATCAGTTGGTGATTCGAGCTCTGAGATGAATGGCAACAAGATCGGGCCCGACGGGCGACCTTGTCGCAGTGGATATCTAACAAAGAAAGGCAAGAATTTCGGTGGCTGGAAAGCAAGGTATTTCGTTCTCAATGGGCCACTACTCAAGTACTTTGAAGTGCCTGGAGGTGCGCACTTGGGCACAATTAAGCTACAGGGGGCGCAGATTGGCAAGCAGAATCAGAATAACGACAACCAGTCACCAGCGCATGTAGCAAACGGTGATGACTTGGACAACCAATTTCGTCATGCTTTCCTCATCCTGGAaccgaagaagaaggacacgAGCAGCCACTTCAGACATGTTCTTTGTGCCGAAAGTGATAAGGAACGGGATCTCTGGGTGGATGCTCTCCTCCAATGGGTTGATTATCGTGATCCTGAAGATTCTGAACCTCCACCATCCCGGGGTGGGCCTGTCCAGGATCGCCAAACACAAGGTACAGCCACAGGCACAGAGCGTCCTTTGGCAGGCAAAGTTCGAAAACCCCCTGGGAAGTCATACCACCATCCCTCTGATTCGGATACACTGGTTGGCGTCCGATACGATTCCACTCAAGCAGGAGATGCCCCTCAAGTTTCAGGGCCTGCTCGACCCAAGACTTCAGGTGGCATGCCTGACCAACATCACAGCCATGGATTTGAGACCTTTTCCTCATCTCAGAGTAAGATCATTTCTGGACCCAGGGATCCACAGCCTATATCCGACTTGGGTGCTTGGGGAAACAAACCGAACTATGGCCCAACGCCTGATGAAAAGAAACAGAGGAAGCGAAGTTTCTTTGGGTTTGGACCCAAGACTAGGTCCTCATCAGAGGGTCAAGATTCCTTGTTTGGTGGTAGTGAGGTTGGTGCGAATGCAACCCCACCACAGAACTCTTATCAAGGTCCTGTGAGACAAGCCTTTGGAGCACCGCTGGCGGAAGCTGTTCGATTTTGTTCTCCTACAGATGTCAATGTACCGCTCCCTGCCGTCGTTTACAGATGCATCCAGTATTTGGATTCCAAGAATGCTGTGCTTGAGGAAGGAATCTTTCGACTCAGTGGATCCAACGTGGTTATTAAGCAACTTCGAGAACGGTTCAATGTCGAAGGGGATATCAACTTGTTGACTGACCGTCAATACTATGACATTCATGCTGTGGCCTCGCTACTGAAACTGTATTTGCGAGAACTACCAACAACAATACTGACAAGAGATCTGCACATGGAGTTCTTAACAACGATGGAGATCGTGGACCATGCCGAAAAGATGACTGCTTTGGGTGAGCTGGTTCACCGGCTCCCTCAAGCTAATGCCACCCTCCTCAAATATCTGATTGGCTTCCTGATCAAGATTATCAACAATGCGGACATGAATAAGATGACTGTTCGCAACGTTGGCATTGTCTTTTCGCCAACCCTAAACATACCTGCACCAGTCTTCGCAATGTTCCTCCAAAATTACGAGGGAATCTTCGGTGTCGATCCTGAGGTTTATGAGCTTCCTTCACCTATTTCCGAACCCGAGTTGCAGCGCTTTGAAGCACCGCCGCGATTCGATCTACCTGCTCGCCCATCAACGTCTGGTAGCTCATCTCCTCACGGGCAGATGCGGAAGGATAATGTTCGAGAACTACAGCGATCTACTCCGACCCCTCCGCTTCTCGTTAACAATGCTCCAGTGCGAGCCTCGCCTCCTTCAAGTGCTACTAGGCCTGGTTACGAATCTCCAGCTGGTGCTTACGATATTGGGTATCGTCCACCTTCAGCCAACGAAGGACGCGGTGCCTACGACCGACGTTTCTTGCAAGCGTCACACGAGGATCTTGCCAGCGCCTCCGCAGCATACGATCAAAGCTTTGTACCCAGCAACAGACGCCGTGAGAGTGCCATCTTCATGGGTGGCATGATGGGTCCCCACCATCAGGGATCCAAGAGTCGCTTGCGAGAAGAAACGCGATTCTAAACTGTATACGTGCTTGGTTTTCCATGTGTTTTGCTATTGCTACATACCCACTCGTTTCAACATGCGATGATACCATACATACCATACCATATTATTTCATAACGACTTACACTATTAATACCTTGCATCTCGGAGTTTGATCAATGGCCATTTGGGGAGGAATACTGTTGTTTTGGATTGACTGACACtatgaggagattgagcgcTGTCACAAATTGGTCAAGAGAAGACCAGGGTTAGGGACATATGCTGATATAGCCCATGGAAACGTCAGTGAAGAACTTCAATGACTGTAATTGGAGTGAATGTCATTGATctgaccttgatgatggccGAGGCTGCTTTCTACTTAGCATGGCGTTGTGGATAGTTTTTTAGTCAAGAAGATCCCGACATAGTCCAGACCTGAAAGAATCGGCTTGTCGtagttcttcttgtcttgagaGAAATACTCGAATTCATTCTATGATTTTGTTGCCCAGCTGTCTGTTCGAAGGCGTTTTCAGCTTTTGCAACACACCCATTGCTGGTGCACTGCTGATTCCAAGTCGAGGCCCAAGCGTGATCTTTGTCTCATCGCCTGAGAGCTATTATGCAGACGATGCTATGTTCTGGTAGATGTGCTACCCACCTGGCTTGAGGGAGATTTTTCTAATCTTGTGACAACTAAGGATGGTCTTGGAAATTTCAACATTGATGGTCCTGAGACACTTCTAATATTATGTCATGCCTCAGTGTTTCTTTTGGGCCCTTTCCCTGCGAGTTCAATGGCTACCTAGTCaaccctcagggagcaagaaaatatcacaCCTTAGGTGTTAAAATAAGCTTAGCAAAAGGTATACTAAACTTAATCCTAAACGTATACTGAATTTGTACTAAGCTAAGGTAGCTAGGCCTTTTTGCCATTCAGGATCGACGTcctgggttttctttccttcccCAGCCAGCCAGGCTATTCAATCGCAGACCTTCTTCATAAATAAAAGTCATGAGGTGCAAGGCCAAACAGCGACATGTGTGTGGTCAAGGCTATCCCGCCTCTATTGCATCTTGACAATATACTCGCCTACAAAAGGCATGATGAAGTCCTTCTTTCCCAAAGGCACACCCTCCTTCCTCAGAATAGCATAAGCCATTGACAGGTGGAAGTTGATATTAGGGACAGCAGCTCCCATGGCAAATGCTTTCCCGGGCAGATCCATTGTCCCCGCCGATGGCAACGCTGTCGGGGCAATCTCCTCTCCCTGCTGATTCACAACGTCTTTATCAGCCTTCCCGAGCAACTCTTGGGCCTTTTGAATACGCGAGTGCATATCCTGAAATGTGACGAGTTTGTCTTCAAACTCGACAGACTCCCTTCCAGAAAGCCGGGCGACTAATTTCTCAGCGAATCGAGTAGCTGCATGGACCTGGAAGCTCAACGGGTTCATGTCTTCATGGAGTCGCGCATCTGGGAAGCTGGCTGCATTGCTATGCTTCTCCGCTTCAGTGAGAATATGATCCAGTGATGCCAGAGCCAGTTTGGCCTCGACGATAGTCGCATCGTAAAGCGTGAAAGTCATGGTTAAAGCCGTAGAACAAGAGGATTGATATTTGAGAGATATGAGTCAAGGACGGGCAAACTGCGAAAGGGGAAGCGGAAATGAATGAGGGTCtgcaaaaacaaaaacaggTATAAATGCCTCGCTCTTCCTTTCTAGGATTTACGGTGAATTGCTGATCCAATAGACAGGCTAATGGGCCAGCAGGCAAGTGGATTGCCTGCCTGGCCTACCTACCTTTTATAGAGCACTAGGGGTCATCCAATTCATGGTCCTATGCTGGTAGGACCTTGGGTAAGGTATTTCTTGTGACTCCTTTGTGTgtattttaggatttatcGAAAAGTCTAGTTCGAGTCATGCAATATATACGCAACCATTGCGATAGAGGAGCGAGCCCAATTGAGGCCAGATCGTTGTAACCTTCATATAAAATTTGATATAGTTGAAGGGAATATAATGAAAGCACCGATGGCCCGGAGATATGGACAAGATGCTCCGACTTTTGCTGACTCATTCACAAACACTTCTCGGAAGCGTCGGAGTCGGCGATAACCTTCGCCGTCCTCATCCatcgcatcatcaagaccgGCCTACAAAAGTAAGAAGCTCCGATGGAGCTCGATCCTCGTCTTGGCGCAACTGGCGATAGAGCCTCAGCATTAGCAAATTTCGGCGCGGAAGCAACGTCAAGACCATCACCGGTCCATCACGTCCCTCATAGCAATAGTGCTCTGATACCAGTCCACGGCGCACAGGATGATCACAACAGTGCCGAAAACACCCCCAGCGCATCGACTGAAAATCGAGATACGCCGCAACATCAAAACCAGCAGCTTCACGATGCCGAAAACGACGGAGATGGAACCGATCCGAAGCGACCGAGGGCCTGTGAGGCATGTCGTGGGCTGAAGGTTCGCTGCGAACCGGATCCCAGTGACGAGGGACCTTGTAAGAGGTGCCGGAAAGCTGGAAGGAATTGCGTCGTGACAATGCCAACGCGAAAGCgccagaagaagacggacAGCAGAGTGGCTGAGCTGGAAAAGAAAATCGATGCCTTGACAGCGAGCTTACAAGCAAGAGCGGCACCTGGAGGTGGCCAGGCGCATACGCAAAACCAAGGTCACGGCTGGGGAGAGTCTCCTGGAAATGTTGCGCCTAAACCACCCAACGAATCAAACACAGCCACTTCTTCTCACAATAACATGAAATGGCGAACCCCCGGGCAAACCCCTGCATGGGGATCGTTTTCATCGGCACAGTCTCCCATGCCGTCGATGCCGACCGTGGAACAAACAACAGGCCGCGCATCCCCAGCCCAGTCCACAGCAGCACTAGCTACAGCAGCCACTGGGCAAAAGAGGAAGTTTACAGATGGCCGCGAAGGCTCATCTGAACAGCTTGCTACTGAGGAAACACCAGCCGAAGCTCTGGCGGCTTATCTCACAAGGGCAAAGGGTGGTGATATCGTAGACCGTGGTGTTATCACGATGGAGAAAGCTGTTGAGCTATTTGCTCGTTACAATGACCATATGATTTCACACCTGCCGGCTATTATTTTCCAACCTGGTTTCACGGCATCCGAGCTCAGAAAAACAAAACCTATACTGTTTCTGGCCATCATGGCAGTGGCCTCTGCTGAGTCCCCCACTCTCCAGAAGGTGCTTCAAAAAGAGATGAAGCTCACATTCGCCGAAAAGGTGATGCTTTCGGGCGAGAAAGGCTTAGAGCTAGTGCAAGCACTCAATGTAGCCGTGATCTGGTATTGGCCACCAGAACATTTTGAGGAGCTGAAGTTTTATCAGTTAGTCCACACGGCGGCTGTTATGGCCATCGATATTGGACTCGGCCAGAAATTGAAGCAGCGCCGTGGAATAGTCGTGCCTGATACCTGGCGTCCTAACCCAAGTACCGGACCAGGTGGTCAGAGCCGTCGATGGGCACCCCCTGATCCTACAAGCATAGAGAGTCGCCGTACATGGCTGACATGCTATTTCCTGGCAACCAACACTTCTATGGCCCTCCATCGACCGAATCTCATCCGATGGACCCCCTTCATGGAAGAGAGCCTTCATCCTTTGCAGTCGTCGCCAAACGCTGCGCCAACGGATGCTTACTTCTGCCATCTGGTCTGGACACATCACCTTTCCGAGCAAGTTAATGTGCAGTTCTCTCTCGATGACCCGACATTTGACGTCCATATCTCAGAAACGAGAACACAGCATATCCTCAAAGGCCTCGAAAAGGACCTGAAACGGTACAGAGAGAAGGTCCCCTCTGAGTTGCTACAACGTATGTACTTAGTAAACCAACAGCTGGAATCGTTCACTGACCAAATTAGCAACGCTTCTGATAAGTTTCGGCGTCCTCAATTTGTACATGCATGAGGTGGCGTTGCAGGCTCGTACAAGCGAACCTCTGCGACCTccattctcaacaagctctcTCCAGGAAGGGCTTGTAGGGGGGGATAGACTATCCCCAGCACATATCAGTGCTATATCCGTATGCCTCGGCTCTATCAAAGAAATGCTTGGCACATTTCTAGCCATGGACGTTTTCAGCATACGCTGCTTACCTGTGTTCAACTTTGTCCGGGTCGCATATGCCGTCGTTATGCTCATCAAGCTCTACTTCTCGGCCTCAGCCGCAGGCTCAGAGCTAGGCCGCGTTATTGATAAGGAAGATATGCAAGTCGGAAAATATCTTGATAACCTGCTTGACAAATTCCGCGCAACTGCAGCGGAGGATCGTTGTCGCCCAGCAGCCAAGTTCCTTGTGGTACTCGTTATGCTTCGTAGCTGGTTTTATAGACAAGCTGAGTCGGAAGCCAAAGAATCGAAGCCACTTCCAACAGCTTCCGCGATAACACCATCTCCTTCGCAGGCACAACAGCAGCCTCCCCTACCTGCCAACGTTTCGGCACCACAACCTTCTGACCACGCATCTACGGCCAACACTCCACTCCAACTCCTTTCAGAAGTTGCTACCGGAGCAGGCTCCCGAAACCGTGACTCTTCAGCTAGCAGGCCTTCGATGGTTGGATGGGGC is a genomic window containing:
- a CDS encoding related to BEM3 GTPase-activating protein for Cdc42p and Rho1p, encoding MPQFALQSAEASAASTASRSNSITTPVEATSSSDQNFLTRARSPYEVPVDDSPTVGRIIRPSPSVPSLGPLSLSSPRSPRPAISSPLATSANFPYGQASPSPRTAAFPTRFTPTPTHRANQELENKSSLVKQTSFYSDSSDEGSPEPHSPRQGYAGSTNVLRSVSEPITSKPVPGSDSAKKPAMAGPVSAAQAEASKGVARNSSIDSAISAISSKSGTTGSQDGPHGPSEIAHLIKTAGSPETLIQYLLKEKHSQSQQNSQLWRLVDKQRAMILGLNKDLERALKDKEKYRKKLKEVISLSSASVSPQENTQEAIEVPVPSLPRVDIERAKEQTTPESPVLEAESPRNSPIDITMAPYPITPPADQPSAPHSAVGELLNPAHAMPKPQDHALDKYDHEAEERAAEEARKEKVDEPLKEIPYNVAIPPSRSLPSEPPKVPPPKPPVNHLPTVAVLEATPQPDEGLSKFPVPPPRKPPPAPLKLKQEMRTQLSPSPEDEETESDFDDILEVDEIVHDRRGRRRTREEDDRDREIIAFKEAAARSASKKSKSSKSSQPGSPIQMPQAPAPELATASLGEMLSATKTREIPAPLLSPGLPASPRPSNFSSPPLSPRSMNFQAAPLSPRPPRQPIPLPPNTPLATPAPTPARAAGKSIVSEETSVSQKSRTIQQEPISHPDQPSIRMSSPSERTEVFKGLVTEEYPDLLLPPNALPSIKIAVASSRMKPSRASMMSLTQLEEDPVFTLAIISRSDNGELWRVEKDLASLTKLDQRLKQCTSYTVRAPERSLFSGHAPAKLDARRTVLEQFMDDILDIPFDTKTAVELCKYLSTHVLPPNLDDSVSVGDSSSEMNGNKIGPDGRPCRSGYLTKKGKNFGGWKARYFVLNGPLLKYFEVPGGAHLGTIKLQGAQIGKQNQNNDNQSPAHVANGDDLDNQFRHAFLILEPKKKDTSSHFRHVLCAESDKERDLWVDALLQWVDYRDPEDSEPPPSRGGPVQDRQTQGTATGTERPLAGKVRKPPGKSYHHPSDSDTLVGVRYDSTQAGDAPQVSGPARPKTSGGMPDQHHSHGFETFSSSQSKIISGPRDPQPISDLGAWGNKPNYGPTPDEKKQRKRSFFGFGPKTRSSSEGQDSLFGGSEVGANATPPQNSYQGPVRQAFGAPLAEAVRFCSPTDVNVPLPAVVYRCIQYLDSKNAVLEEGIFRLSGSNVVIKQLRERFNVEGDINLLTDRQYYDIHAVASLLKLYLRELPTTILTRDLHMEFLTTMEIVDHAEKMTALGELVHRLPQANATLLKYLIGFLIKIINNADMNKMTVRNVGIVFSPTLNIPAPVFAMFLQNYEGIFGVDPEVYELPSPISEPELQRFEAPPRFDLPARPSTSGSSSPHGQMRKDNVRELQRSTPTPPLLVNNAPVRASPPSSATRPGYESPAGAYDIGYRPPSANEGRGAYDRRFLQASHEDLASASAAYDQSFVPSNRRRESAIFMGGMMGPHHQGSKSRLREETRF
- a CDS encoding related to cercosporin resistance protein, with amino-acid sequence MELDPRLGATGDRASALANFGAEATSRPSPVHHVPHSNSALIPVHGAQDDHNSAENTPSASTENRDTPQHQNQQLHDAENDGDGTDPKRPRACEACRGLKVRCEPDPSDEGPCKRCRKAGRNCVVTMPTRKRQKKTDSRVAELEKKIDALTASLQARAAPGGGQAHTQNQGHGWGESPGNVAPKPPNESNTATSSHNNMKWRTPGQTPAWGSFSSAQSPMPSMPTVEQTTGRASPAQSTAALATAATGQKRKFTDGREGSSEQLATEETPAEALAAYLTRAKGGDIVDRGVITMEKAVELFARYNDHMISHLPAIIFQPGFTASELRKTKPILFLAIMAVASAESPTLQKVLQKEMKLTFAEKVMLSGEKGLELVQALNVAVIWYWPPEHFEELKFYQLVHTAAVMAIDIGLGQKLKQRRGIVVPDTWRPNPSTGPGGQSRRWAPPDPTSIESRRTWLTCYFLATNTSMALHRPNLIRWTPFMEESLHPLQSSPNAAPTDAYFCHLVWTHHLSEQVNVQFSLDDPTFDVHISETRTQHILKGLEKDLKRYREKVPSELLQPTLLISFGVLNLYMHEVALQARTSEPLRPPFSTSSLQEGLVGGDRLSPAHISAISVCLGSIKEMLGTFLAMDVFSIRCLPVFNFVRVAYAVVMLIKLYFSASAAGSELGRVIDKEDMQVGKYLDNLLDKFRATAAEDRCRPAAKFLVVLVMLRSWFYRQAESEAKESKPLPTASAITPSPSQAQQQPPLPANVSAPQPSDHASTANTPLQLLSEVATGAGSRNRDSSASRPSMVGWGSNMPQPPQPFFHDTPDNNSSSTASMPYHNEPFPADLAAAMAPAMP